From one Henningerozyma blattae CBS 6284 chromosome 1, complete genome genomic stretch:
- the TBLA0A06600 gene encoding uncharacterized protein (similar to Saccharomyces cerevisiae YPR063C; ancestral locus Anc_3.352) — MPINNVKRKDLIVRYQHKFPPKTSYDNISSVSGMISQSMPMAAMFLRNKFIAWFAFIQTFYSALTSGSGLFEMSIPTNETAKNVKSGSLGTTSQPNGVKFVMSLIGVLFCYSDLVIPQKVPGWVPKADSDIQAGTISTEPVQE, encoded by the coding sequence ATGCCAATCAATAAtgttaaaagaaaagacTTAATCGTTAGATATCAACACAAATTCCCACCAAAAACTTCTTATGATAATATCTCTAGTGTGTCTGGTATGATATCACAAAGTATGCCAATGGCTGCTATgtttttaagaaataaattcatcGCTTGGTTTGCTTTTATTCAAACATTTTATTCTGCATTAACTAGTGGTTCAGGTTTATTTGAAATGTCTATTCCAACAAATGAAACTGCCAAGAATGTGAAAAGTGGATCCCTAGGTACTACTTCACAACCAAATGGTGTTAAATTTGTAATGAGTTTAATTGGTGTTTTATTCTGTTATTCAGATTTGGTTATTCCACAAAAAGTTCCAGGTTGGGTTCCAAAGGCAGATTCAGATATTCAAGCGGGAACTATTAGTACAGAACCTGTTCAAGaataa
- the FCY1 gene encoding cytosine deaminase (similar to Saccharomyces cerevisiae FCY1 (YPR062W); ancestral locus Anc_3.351), translating into MSAVNPAQWDALGIQTAYDEAVKGASENGVPIGGCLINHEDGKILGSGHNMRFQKGSPTLHGEISTLENCGRLSGKVYKNTTLYTTLSPCDMCTGAIIMYGIPRVVICENVNFKSPGEEYLKQRGVEVVVVDDEKCKTIMKKFIDERPSDWFEDIGE; encoded by the coding sequence ATGTCTGCTGTAAACCCTGCCCAATGGGATGCTTTAGGTATCCAAACAGCTTATGATGAAGCTGTTAAAGGTGCTTCTGAAAATGGTGTTCCAATCGGTGGTTGTTTAATCAATCATGAAGATGGTAAAATCTTAGGTTCAGGCCATAACATGAGATTCCAAAAGGGTTCTCCAACTTTGCATGGTGAAATTTCCACTCTAGAAAACTGTGGTAGATTAAGTGGTAAAGTTTATAAAAACACTACTTTATACACTACTTTATCCCCATGTGACATGTGTACTGGTGCTATTATCATGTACGGTATTCCAAGAGTTGTTATTTGTGAAAATGTCAACTTCAAGAGTCCAGGtgaagaatatttaaagcaAAGAGGTGTCGaagttgttgttgttgacGACGAAAAATGTAAAACCATTatgaagaaatttattgatgaaaGACCAAGTGATTGGTTTGAAGATATCGGTGAATAA
- the TBLA0A06620 gene encoding uncharacterized protein (similar to Saccharomyces cerevisiae JID1 (YPR061C); ancestral locus Anc_3.350): protein MIRNYRIGISIKRFYSDSLKQIYDYQWPVKISNPTPYDIFNLEKKKQSIDLGDLKKKYHEYIKMYHPDQGFDILTNKDKILNEEEKKKRILMIIRSYKILKTPKLKRTYDISGIGWINNEEDILKDQRMSDIPYEYWQAGTWEDIQKTKEFSEEKENEKKHLGTSIFAGLIFCGISIKVLTVLKDLIIEKFGRERERLEYRESLD, encoded by the coding sequence ATGATAAGAAATTATAGAATAGGAATATCTATCAAACGGTTTTACAGTGATTCATTAAAACAGATATATGATTATCAATGGCCAGTTAAAATATCTAATCCAACACCTTATgacattttcaatttagaaaaaaaaaaacaatctATTGATCTTGGTgatcttaaaaaaaaatatcatgaATATATTAAGATGTATCATCCTGATCAAGggtttgatattttaaccAATAAAGAtaagattttaaatgaagaggagaagaagaaaagaatattaatgataatacgaagttataaaatattaaaaacaCCAAAATTGAAACGTACTTATGATATAAGTGGTATTGGATGgataaataatgaagaagatattttaaaagatcaAAGAATGTCCGATATACCGTATGAATATTGGCAAGCAGGTACATGGGaagatattcaaaaaacCAAAGAATTTTCtgaagaaaaggaaaatgaaaaaaagcATTTAGGCACATCAATATTTGCaggtttaatattttgtggGATAAGTATAAAGGTGTTGACTGTTCTAAAGGATTtgataatagaaaaattcGGTAGAGAAAGGGAAAGGCTGGAATATCGAGAATCTTTGGACTAA
- the TBLA0A06630 gene encoding uncharacterized protein (similar to Saccharomyces cerevisiae YMC2 (YBR104W) and YMC1 (YPR058W); ancestral locus Anc_3.348) — MSSSKTASPLSPITSSTPISATQPAHDNTRIIKDLLAGTAGGIGQVVVGQPFDTTKVRLQTSKTPTTALHVLRDLFKNEGPLALYKGMLTPLVGAGACVAVQFGTNEALKRFFRHQNADGRVNLHLWQYYLCGLGGGIANAFLACPMEHVRIRLQVQKAPINAKNVTDAITHFNGPLDCINQLWARGALMRGLPAMLIRAGHGLGVYFLTYEALVAHSGVPRKELPAWKSCLYGGCAGSMLWLAVYPLDVVKSVIQTDSLNKPRYSDNIWKVAKQLYSYGGSKAFFRGFGPTMLRAAPANGATFCAFEMATRVLG; from the coding sequence ATGTCATCGTCGAAAACTGCTTCTCCATTGTCACCTATTACTAGTTCCACCCCGATCTCAGCAACTCAACCTGCTCATGATAATACTAGAATCATAAAGGATTTACTTGCAGGGACTGCAGGAGGTATTGGCCAAGTGGTAGTAGGGCAACCATTTGACACTACTAAAGTTCGTCTACAGACTTCGAAGACACCTACTACAGCGTTGCATGTATTACGTgatcttttcaaaaatgaaGGTCCATTAGCCTTATATAAAGGTATGCTAACACCGTTGGTGGGTGCAGGGGCATGTGTTGCTGTTCAATTTGGTACTAATGAAGCGTTGAAAAGATTTTTCCGTCATCAGAATGCTGATGGTCGTGTAAATTTACATTTATGGCAATATTATCTTTGTGGACTTGGTGGTGGTATTGCCAATGCATTCTTGGCTTGTCCGATGGAACATGTTCGTATTAGATTACAAGTTCAAAAGGCGCCTATTAATGCCAAGAATGTCACCGATGCAATAACACATTTCAATGGTCCCTTAGATTGTATCAATCAATTATGGGCAAGAGGTGCTTTGATGAGAGGTTTACCGGCTATGTTAATACGTGCGGGTCATGGACTAGGGGTATATTTCTTAACTTATGAAGCCTTGGTGGCACATTCGGGTGTACCAAGAAAGGAGTTACCAGCTTGGAAATCATGTTTATATGGTGGCTGTGCTGGTTCTATGTTATGGTTAGCTGTGTATCCATTAGATGTGGTGAAATCTGTCATTCAAACagattcattaaataagCCGAGATATTCAGATAACATTTGGAAAGTTGCTAAACAATTGTATTCGTATGGTGGTTCCAAGGCATTCTTTAGAGGGTTTGGCCCAACAATGCTACGAGCAGCACCCGCAAATGGTGCTACTTTCTGTGCGTTTGAAATGGCTACTCGTGTCTTGGGATAA